In the Engystomops pustulosus chromosome 2, aEngPut4.maternal, whole genome shotgun sequence genome, one interval contains:
- the TPP1 gene encoding tripeptidyl-peptidase 1 — translation MKHSVSVLVVFCFLINIIDSRIFPEPEQNLKAPEGWLPAERLASNDTVVLTFALKQQNVEKLESLVRAVSDPDSPHYGHYLSLEELRSLVQPSGETLGAVRSWLKKHGILQCDSIMTGDFLQCQTDGRTAELLLPGAHFIRYRKGDKSVVRSNSPYSLDPTVAEHIDFVGGLHRFPNEKKVLRRKKGKSDEVATKFHLGVTPSVLRQRYNLSISDVGTHPNNSQACAQFLEQFFHPADLSEFMSLFGGGFEHRYEVDHVVGQQGGGRAGLEASLDVEYIMSMGANISTWVFSNPGRHESQEPFLQWMLLLSNMSSIPWVHTISYGDDEDSLSAAFMQRINVEFMKAAARGLTILFASGDDGAGCRQVSKERNVFRPSFPASSPYVTTVGGTSFKNPFQVTYEVTDYISGGGFSNVFPMPDYQVSAVLEYLKSSVKMPPESYYNRSGRAYPDVAALSDNYWVVTNRVPIPWVSGTSASTPVFGGILSLINDQRIKRGLSPLGFLNPALYRLRGNSTNAFYDVTHGCHISCLDDQVLAQGFCAAPSWDPVTGWGTPNYPELLKALL, via the exons AGCCCCTGAGGGATGGCTTCCAGCAGAGCGTCTCGCCAGCAATGACACCGTGGTTCTGACATTTGCCCTGAAGCAGCAGAATGTGGAGAAATTGGAGTCTCTGGTGAGGGCGGTGTCTGACCCAGACTCCCCCCATTATG GTCACTATCTGTCCCTGGAGGAGCTCCGGAGCCTTGTGCAGCCTTCAGGTGAAACCCTTGGAGCAGTCAGGTCCTGGCTGAAGAAACACGGGATCCTGCAGTGTGACAGCATCATGACTGGAGACTTCTTACAGTGCCAAACAGATGGCAG AACTGCAGAGCTCCTGCTTCCCGGGGCCCACTTCATACGTTATCGGAAGGGAGACAAGAGTGTGGTCAGATCTAATTCCCCGTACTCCCTGGATCCAACTGTGGCCGAACACATCGACTTTG TTGGAGGACTTCACCGGTTTCCAAATGAGAAGAAAGTTTTAAGGCGAAAAAAAGGCAAATCGGATGAAGTTGCTACAAAATTTCACCTGGGTGTTACACCATCTGTGCTGCGGCAGCGATACAACCTGTCCATCAGTGATGTGGGAACCCATCCTAACAACAGCCAAGCGTGTGCTCAG TTTTTAGAGCAGTTTTTCCACCCCGCCGACCTCTCGGAGTTCATGAGCCTCTTTGGAGGAGGATTTGAGCACCGCTATGAGGTGGATCATGTGGTCGGGCAGCAGGGAGGAGGACGGGCTGGTCTGGAGGCCAGCTTGGATGTTGAGTACATCATGAGTATGGGGGCCAATATCTCCACCTGGGTGTTCAGCAATCCGG GTCGCCACGAGTCTCAGGAGCCGTTCCTCCAGTGGATGTTGCTGCTGAGTAACATGTCCTCCATCCCCTGGGTTCACACCATCAGTTATGGTGATGATGAGGACAGTCTGTCTGCGGCTTTCATGCAGAGAATCAACGTGGAGTTCATGAAGGCAGCGGCTCGGGGTCTCACCATCCTCTTTGCATCAG GTGACGATGGTGCCGGGTGCAGACAAGTCTCCAAAGAGAGAAATGTCTTCCGTCCAAGTTTCCCGGCCTCCAG CCCGTATGTGACTACTGTTGGGGGAACATCTTTCAAGAATCCGTTCCAGGTGACGTATGAAGTGACAGattacatcagtgggggaggattTAGCAATGTGTTTCCTATGCCGGATTACCAG GTTTCTGCAGTTCTGGAATATTTAAAGTCCTCTGTGAAGATGCCACCAGAGAGTTACTACAACCGCAGTGGACGAGCCTACCCTGACGTGGCAGCTCTGTCTGACAACTACTGGGTGGTGACAAATCGTGTCCCAATCCCATGGGTGTCTGGAACCTCT GCCTCCACTCCCGTGTTTGGAGGGATTCTCTCTCTTATTAATGATCAGCGGATAAAGAGAGGTCTCTCACCTTTGGGTTTCCTAAATCCAGCCTTGTATCGTCTGCGAGGGAACAGCACCAACGCCTTTTATGAT GTCACACACGGATGTCACATCTCATGTTTGGATGACCAGGTCCTGGCTCAAGGATTTTGTGCTGCTCCAAGCTGGGACCCAGTGACGGGCTGGGGGACACCAAACTACCCGGAGTTATTGAAGGCCTTGCTGTGA